Proteins co-encoded in one Roseimicrobium gellanilyticum genomic window:
- a CDS encoding response regulator yields the protein MSQQDESSDFITVKEAAYYLRIPLPTAYYLVKTGRIPVIPIGGRYRIKRSLLDRDLLRKDADTDLTLPTVLVVDDEPAIQSLFKKFLRKAGLGRVVVGSGAEALALARQQQFALVFLDLQLPDIPGDVVYEKLKEQHPDLPIVVITGYPDSEVLSTICASGPVTVIQKPLNFDLLNQAVKQLGHKGAVKPKDP from the coding sequence ATGAGCCAACAAGACGAGTCCTCGGACTTCATTACCGTCAAGGAAGCCGCCTACTATCTCCGCATTCCTCTGCCCACGGCCTACTACCTGGTGAAGACAGGCCGCATCCCTGTGATTCCGATTGGAGGGCGCTATCGCATCAAGCGTAGTCTGCTGGACCGCGATCTGTTGCGCAAGGATGCGGACACCGACCTCACGCTGCCCACGGTGCTGGTGGTGGATGATGAGCCGGCCATCCAGAGCCTCTTCAAGAAATTCCTGCGGAAGGCGGGCTTGGGGCGTGTCGTCGTGGGTTCCGGTGCGGAAGCTCTGGCCCTCGCCCGGCAGCAGCAGTTTGCCCTCGTATTCCTGGATCTGCAGCTCCCGGACATTCCCGGGGACGTGGTCTACGAGAAGCTGAAGGAGCAGCATCCGGACCTGCCCATCGTGGTCATCACGGGCTATCCGGACAGCGAAGTGCTCAGCACGATCTGTGCAAGCGGGCCGGTCACGGTCATCCAGAAGCCGCTCAACTTTGATTTGCTGAACCAGGCTGTGAAACAACTCGGCCACAAGGGCGCAGTGAAGCCCAAGGACCCCTGA
- a CDS encoding DUF2164 domain-containing protein, with amino-acid sequence MHTTLTKEQKHDAAESLKRFFTETLDAELSDLQAGFFLDYIMSEIAPFAYNQGVEDAQKFLATRVEDLPGICFQEAMTYWRNQKGAARGVRRRPGG; translated from the coding sequence ATGCACACTACGCTCACCAAGGAACAGAAGCACGACGCCGCAGAGTCTCTGAAGCGCTTCTTCACTGAAACTCTCGATGCGGAACTGAGTGACTTGCAGGCGGGATTCTTTCTCGATTACATCATGAGCGAGATCGCGCCCTTCGCGTACAACCAGGGGGTGGAGGACGCGCAGAAATTCCTCGCTACTCGTGTGGAAGACCTCCCCGGCATCTGCTTTCAGGAGGCGATGACGTATTGGCGGAATCAGAAGGGCGCGGCACGCGGGGTGCGGAGGAGGCCGGGTGGGTGA